Below is a window of Camelus ferus isolate YT-003-E chromosome 4, BCGSAC_Cfer_1.0, whole genome shotgun sequence DNA.
TGCATCACCAAAGAATTAGCAAGCCAGGCTCAGAGGCTTCCAGGGAGGGGCTCCTTGGCCTGGGGTCCAGGTGACTGGCTCCTTCTGGTCCTGGGGAGCTCTGGAGAAGTTCTCCATCTCTGATCAGCACAAAGGGGCAGAGTGGTGATTTCTAGGGGTCTGACCCACTCTAATATCCTTATGTTACTTTTTGCCATTTGAGGAATGGAAGAgtctccccagagcccagaagAATGCCCCATGAGCCTGGTGTCCTGATCTCCGAGACACCATGGCCTGGGACACCCTTGTGTCCCCCTGTCAGCCTTGGAGGGGGAGGCCAGTCTCCAAAGCCCAGCCTtgccaggaagagggcagggtcCCTTTAAGTCCTGCTACACATCCTCAGCTTGTTGCTATGTAAGGGACCAACTTCCTTAGCAACCACCTGGCCTCATTAAAGGGGCCCTGAGCAGTGGTTGCCACCAGCCATGGCTCCCAAAAAGAAGGCAGGCAAGGGGGCCAAGGAGCCCGAAGTCAAGAAGAAAGGTGGCAAGAAGGATCTCAGCCTAGCTAAGCCCATGGAAAAGTCTTCAAGCGAGGAGATCCGGGAATTCTACCACATCCAGATCCGTGACCTGGAGGACAGGCTGGCCCGGTGGGTGGGCGGGCAGGTGGGCTGGTCCTGCTGGGTCAGAAGCCCAGCTCAGTGCTGGCTGGTCTGCAGCCTCAGACTCAGCGGGGCAggtggtggcggggtggggggggggagtgcGGTCCTCACATAGGATAtccagaccccaccccagcctcagttccctcatggGTAACATTGGGAGGTTTCACAGTttcaagaaaaaatgaatttccccaccccatctcagcTCCCAGAGTTCCCAGGTCCCAGTGCTAACCACCCCAGGCAACCACCACTTCCCCCTGCCTCACACCTGCATTTTATTAAAAGGCAGAGTCCAATCAGTGGGATGAATTGGAAATGGCTGGCCCCCTGGCAGGCAGGTGCCCAAATGTCCTTCCTTCcaccatcccccccaccccacagctgtGAGCCCCTGAGCTGTGGGCCCCACCAGCTTACCCAGCTGGCCAATCTACTTGTCCACACTGGGCCTGTTTCCCCAAATGTAAATGAGGAATGCTGTCTTCCCACAGCTGTGTGATGTGGGTGGTGGTGTGTGTATCTCTTCTGAGACACATTCACCTGCCGATTTTTCTTAAAACTAGTTTCCTCCGAGTTATGATGCACCAGCCTAGTCTCAGGGAGACCCTTAAAAAGCACACCCCTTTGGTGACAAGAGGGCAGGTTTTCCCCAGATGATGTCGCAGATACAGCTAATGTTGGGATTTTCAAGTTCATGAGGTGGGTCCCATGTTGGCGCTCACTGTGTCCTTAAAATAGCCCCAGGAGAGAGGTCCTGATGTCACCCCCATGGTACAggcagggagactgaggctcagggagaggaaGTCACACCCAGGAACGGGCACCAGGATGGGAGTCCTGGCCCCTTGACTTTCCTACACCAAGCTGCCCCCTTGACCCACAGATCAGGTCATTCAGCTTTGCACCCTTTTCTGCCCTGTATGCAGAAGCCCTGTCAAAGGATGTTTGTTGCTTGAGTCAATCGAGAAGTAAAACACATTCCCAAGTAACTTCTATCAGTTACTCTACTGGAAAGCAGAAAATTGGTTATGTGATACTCTTAAAAAGTGACAAGCTTCCCTCAAGCTGAGACACCAGATGGAATGTATTTGGGAAAAATGCGTTTGGGAGACAGTGCATTTTGGCACCTTTGGCACCTACTATTTGACAAGCTCCCCATCAGGCCCTGAAAatacagagagggaggaggtcaGGGGTCTGCCAGGTGGAGAAGATGGACGTGACATCAGGTTTGACTGCCCAATGGACAAGGGCCAACCTACAAGAGGGCACCAAAGAGAGGGTCACACATGCTGCTCAGGGCCAAGAAGGCACCACTGAGAAGGCCACACAGGGGTTCACTCAGAGGACGAGGGTAAGGAGATTACAGGGGCAAAGGCTTGGGATTGCAAAGTACGGAAACATTAAGGAGGGCGCAGAGCTGGTGGTAAGCCTTGTGGTTAAAGAGCCTCAACTTTGGGGTCACACTGACTTGGGTTCCAGTTCTGGTTTTGCCATTTACTAACTCAGAGATGCTTCAtgcttctgtgcctcagtttcttcatctgtaaaatgggtataataatcaCAGTACTTACTTCCTTACAGGAACAAatattgagtacctgctatgtaccaggcaccATCCTAGGTGTCAGGGACACAGCTATGAATGTAACAGACAGAGGCTccgccctcagggagcttacattcttGAGATATAATGAATGTAAAGCCCTGAGCACAGGCATTGGCTGTAGTCGAGAGCATTGACCTGGCGGCACAgtgggagatgaggctgaagCCTCAAATGCTATGGGAGGGTCCAGCGAGCAGCCCAGCTGCATGGAGGCCTGGCTTGCCCAGCCCCCGGGACCTCTGCCCTGTACCTGCCTCAGGTACCAGCGGAAGTGGGATGAGCTGGCTGTGCAGGAGAAGCTGTTCCGCCAGGAGTCTGAGCAGTTGGCCAATAACAAGAAGGAGATCGTGGCCTTCCTCAAGCGCACGCTCAATCAGCGGGTGGATGAGATCGCTGACCTCAACGAGCAGCTCCAAAGTCTGCAGCTGgccaaggagatggagaaggacgCCTTCGAGGCACAGCTAGCCCAGGTGCGTCATGAGTTCCAGGAGACCAAGGACCAGCTCACCACTGAGAACATCATCCTTGGTGAGGGGCACTGGCAGGCGAGCCTGGGGGCACACACCATGGGCACGGGGACTCCCAAACTCTGGCTCTTTGGGCTCAAACCCTAGCTCTCCCACTATCTTTGTGACCTCGGGCAAGCGCTTCTccctgaccctcagttttctcacctgagAAATGGGATAATACACCTACCTTGAGTAACAGCTACATGCTGTTTCCTATACATACCTTCTGTAGTAACTCCCCGCAATCCTGCGAGGCAGGCAATACTACCACCACCTGCCACTTTGGAGGTGAGGAAGCACTTCAAGAAGGTGGGGTGTCTTGCCCAACATCACCCAGCTGGCAAAGGTGGTTTTGAGTTTCAATGACAGCACtgagtgcctggcccagagaagGTATTCAGATACAGTGGCTGTTGTCACTGTCACTTTCATGAGGTGGGGTGTCAGAgggaggcttcttggaggaggtggagcCTGAACTAGGCTTTGTAAGAcgagtggaggagaggaagggcatTTCAGACTAATTCATAAAGGTGGGCAGGACCATGCACAACAGGTGTGTGGACAGGGGTCTGGCCCTACTGGATCGGCAGGTGTAGGGGGGGCATGGCTCAaggcccctgctgcccccacccccgggacCCTGCCCTCCCATGGCAGCCCCTCACCAGGCCTCTGCCCTGCGGTGGGGCAGGCGGGAAGCTGGCAGCCCTAGAGGAGTTCCGGCTGCAGAAAGAGGAGCTCACAGAGAAGTTCACATTGCTGGAGGACCAGCTACAGAAGCAGGAGAGTGAATACAAGGACTACGTGCACAACCTGGAGAAGAAGTCGGTGCTGGACAAGGACAGGTACGCAGGTCGGGTGTCAGGCGTGGGAGCCCCACTCACTGGGGCCAAGCACAGCCCCGTCCTTGGGCCTTCAACAGCCTCAGCATCTAACTAGGGGGACTGCACTAGCTCACTGACGCCCCAACCTGCTGCTCCTCACAATCCTGGCTGACTTATGGGAGGTGGGATAAAAGACAAGCTCCCAGCTCCAGTTCTCAAGCCGGCATTAGAGAATCCCTGGACTTCCTTTGCCACTTTTTGTGgcttaaattatatttatttaataggcAACAATACATTGATATTGTCCAAAATTCCAAAGGTACAAAGGATCTACAGTAAAAACCTCCTGACTGTGCCCCCGGCCCTTGGGGGATAGAGCATAATAGGGCCCTCAGTGCTCTGGAGACCCCCACATAGGCAGGGGGTGCCTGAGGCCTgcgcccaccccccacccccccacactcCTACCCACCCGGATTAGACTGAGGAAGGAAATCATCCAGCGCGTGAACTTGGTGGCTTCCGAGTTCCACAAGGTGGCCAAGAACCAGATGTGGGACACGACGAAGCGGGCCATCATGGAGAACAACGCGGTGACCCTGCAGCTGACCAAGGTATCGCGGCAAGGCATGCAGCTGCTACAGGAGAATGAGCGGCTCAGAGGCACCCAGAACAACTTGTGCAAACAGCTGGAGCTGCTCGAGAACTCCCAGAAGGTCATGGCCAGGCACAGCAAAGGCCACCAGAAGGTGTGCCCTCTAGGCACTCATCACGGGGTGTTTGGCACTGAAGGCAGGAGGGAACCCTAGGAGCCTTGCCCTTGAGGCAAATACAGTCCAGCAGGGGTGGATCAGAATCACGAGGGAGGCAGCAGCAAGGGGATGGGGCCCTCCCTGGGAGGCTCTGGCCACATCTCTTGTTTATATTTGGTCTAAAGCCCCCATAACTGGTTGAAGTGGGACCCAACTCTGGGGACCCAGCTGCTGCTAGAGAGACGCTGGGTTCCCAGGGCCTTGGCTGGCCTCTCTGTCCAGCGGGGCAAGCCCTCACTGAGTCCGGAGCTAGGGGAGCGGGGCTGGCTGAGGGTCGATGGCAAGCCCAGGCCACGGCCACCTGCCACACTGCAGATCATCCTCATGCTGACGGAGAAGTGCCGCGAGCAGCAGCAGGGCACGGTGGAGGCCGAGCGGCTCCGCCTTCTG
It encodes the following:
- the CFAP157 gene encoding cilia- and flagella-associated protein 157 — encoded protein: MAPKKKAGKGAKEPEVKKKGGKKDLSLAKPMEKSSSEEIREFYHIQIRDLEDRLARYQRKWDELAVQEKLFRQESEQLANNKKEIVAFLKRTLNQRVDEIADLNEQLQSLQLAKEMEKDAFEAQLAQVRHEFQETKDQLTTENIILGGKLAALEEFRLQKEELTEKFTLLEDQLQKQESEYKDYVHNLEKKSVLDKDRLRKEIIQRVNLVASEFHKVAKNQMWDTTKRAIMENNAVTLQLTKVSRQGMQLLQENERLRGTQNNLCKQLELLENSQKVMARHSKGHQKIILMLTEKCREQQQGTVEAERLRLLLSQQEQGLLQLQKDNQALRSQRDQLNLQLEQQQAEVWRLQQQLAEEQKVRASLEKALAQATSFLRDVMQMQPDKEDGDFDVVFQLQRKEMLQQLLVMLSSATVLSPQMAVCSQESQPCGPHKERRSRTQPLKTGSLLQQLSSITPYQLGDLGLVPRRIRIPPNPEDLRLLSHTTRVGNLQAHGSLEIHTSGSPKRFKKFSLPEVSLLSK